The DNA sequence GATTTGCTGCAGAAACACTTTTTTGGTAAGGAAGAGAATTCAAAGAGAAGATCAGAAAACACATACTAGTGCTAGCTccagaaaatattttccttttattctcttctttctcttggtGAATTTTTCAACGTTTAGATCCACAAGTCCTGTTAAACAGTTGCACATATATTCAGGTTCAAATAATTTGGATGACTGATCCTACAGTTCTTCACCATGGCCATCCTAGAGGTTCTGCTAGATGGGAGTTGTAAActaaaacatttggaagaccaaAGGAACCCCACTCCTGCCTTATAAATACAGGCAGAAAAGTGGGATACACATTCAGTGtatacaccaataataataataataataataacaacaacaacaacaacaacaacaacaaccctaacccgctatcaggacctcaagattgaacttcagagactctggcagaaaccagtgcaggtggtcccggtagtgatcggcacattgggtgctgtaccaaaagatctcagctggcatttggaaacagtagacattgacaaaattgcgatctgcaactgcaaaaggccaccctactgggatctgcgcgcatcatccaaaaatacatcacacagtcctagacacttgggaagtgtttgacttgtgattttgtgaaatgaaatccagcatatctatcttgtttgctgtgtcatacaattattattattattattattattattattattattattattattattattattcatggttAGCTTCTGCAAGTCTCAACATCTTCCACATATTCCTGTTAATGTTCACTCACACCTATGTATAACTTACCTCTATCTATTTTCATTCTAAAAGATCTGCTGAAGAGCTGGGCAGAGAAGGCATTTCACTGTCTGAGAAATGCCAATTCTTTCTTCAGTTCTAATTTGTCATGCCTCCGCAAGATTTCTCACTGTTTACTCCTGTTAAGCCCTCATTTAGTTAGAGGagattagtattttatatatagttTGTAGGGttagtctagacagcctcttcctccttctaTTTGAAACCTCCTTCACACTGTCCCTTTAAGTCTCCTCTCAGGGGTGGAGCCTTAGCCAAGGCCCTTCTAGCTCCTTGAGGAGTCAGGCAGTGTGGTATTGCAAGGTGATGAGAAAGGAAGGTGAAAGAACCACAAAATAGAAAGTCACGTCGAAGCCACGCAAGTcactttgaaggcacacaagtcaTAGAAGTTAAATCAAAGCTATATGAAAGTAAAGACAAAAGTAAAGCCAAGTTGGAGATATAGCAGATTGAGATACAATTGAAACCACATCCAGTCAGTATTGTGGTTGTATTTCAAGGACTTTAACTCACCTCGCAAAGACTGGCAGTAAAATTCTTGAGGAGAGGAAGTTTGAGATTtgttatttaataaattgttgttttactTCAAATGTATAGCATTCAGTCTATTCCCTGTGTCACAGACACCTTCCAAATAAATAGCTAGTGTGCGGGCAGAACACTAATTCAAATAAAATATCTTATTAGCTTGATGCTTCTGCTCATTATTCACTTCTCCCACTGAATTCTTCTCTTCTTTGGCATTTCCTTGGGCATTCCTTGCAGAATGTTCAAGCAATGGAAATCTGACTTCTCAGTGTAGCTTTTCCCATTAACTTTCAATGCATCCCTTGAAAGACAGTATGATTTCAAACCCTGTACTGAATTAGTGAACTGCTAAATTATCATTCAGCAGTTCTCCAGAACTGGGTTAGGGAACATTTGACTATTGGTGAATTGGTACTTCCAGCATGTGTACTTCCAGCATGTGGAATTCAGCAAGGTTTGGAAAGCCACCAGTTCCACAGTCttgttctagaacagtggttctcaacctgtgggtccccagatgttttgaccttcaattcccagaattaacagctggtaaagtgactgggatttctgggagttgtaggctaaaacacatggggacccacaggttgagaaccacttttctaGAAAGTGAAAAGATATTATATATACATCCATACAAGGGGATTAGAGCTATGCATTATtgcttagatttttttaaaaaaattatttgggaTGTGTGTCTTCCTGTGACTCCAAGTTTCTGACAAAATAAAACTGAACTATTGTACTTTAAAGAGCAACTTTGCCTAAAACAGATGCTAAATTATTTATATGTActtgtacatatatatacatatatatgttgtATTATAACAACATTTTAAGATAGGTCAGTGTTGCAAATTGAAAGGGGAGGATGAGAGGGATTGGCTTGCCTATAGTTGCCTTAGAAGTAAAGACAAACTCCAACCCAACCCAGGGTTTGTTTAAACTAAGTTTTTTTATCTAACATGCCACACTAGCTTTGTAAGTCTGTGATAAAGTCATCTATATTGAAAACTGATTTGCTCAAGTAAGCTCAATGATTGCTAATATGTCAGATACAGATCTGGGTTCGAATCTTGCTTATTCTCACCCACTTCACATATAGTCCTTATATGTACTGTCTAAAGATCCTTAGATGGAATAAGAAAAGAATAACTCACTAACTAGCCTGATTATGGAGTTTTATAAAGCTGTGAttttcaccagatgttttggtcttcagctcccagaaatcccaacagctggtaaactggcttggatttctgggagttgtaggccaaaacacctgtgaacccaaaggttgagaaccactgttataaagtTTCAATGAACACAGCAATCCATAGAACTGACTTCTTTTGAACTCCAATTTTATAGTTACAGCTTCAGTTTCTCTTCATCTGCCTGCTAACATTGTATGTAGACATTAAGCTTGCCATAACTGCACATATGTGTCTTATGCATTACTGTTCATATACCACATTTTAATCATTTATCTGTGGCAGTCATTTGTCAGCAAATCAGCACAAACATGGGCTGATGAATATTAACATTAACCCAGGTTTTGAAAGATCATCCTTATTCATGAGAGTTCTTCTGGGTTTACCAGTCTATTACTTTCTGTTACAGAAGTAGTTTTTCTTTTGTTCCACTTAAAAGATATTTTTTGTGCAGCCAAACTCTCAGTGCAATTATTTCTTTGAGTAAGGAACCCATAGGTTTGTTTGGCACGATGGTGTAGTGATTTCTAAAACTATATGTAGGAGAAGACAGAGTTAATTGCCTGATGCCCTTGAGTTGCTCTACTGGCTCAGCAGCTAGGCTCTGTGGTTTCTCTGACAGTTTAATGGTGTAGTTCAATGCCACTTAAGTGCATCATTATGAAATAGTTACTAGTTAGGTGTGTAGCTGCCCTATATAATGTAATAACACAATGTTTTTATTTCACAGGTTGTGGGCCATAAAGAGGGCCTTGATGTTATGGAAAGAGCTGATCCCTTATTTCTTTTAATTGGACTTCCCACTATCCCAGTTATGCTTATATTGGGAAAGATGATTCGCTGGGAAGACTATGTGCTTAGATTGTGGCGCAAATATTCTAATAAACTACAGATACTCAACAGTATATTCCCAGGTAATGCCATTAAATTCCAGGTTGTGTTTTCATGAGGAGGGATGGGACAAATTCAGGTACCTAAAATatggatgattttttttcctttactgGTTGCTAAATGAAATGGCCCAACAGAGTTTGGAAGGTTGTTATTAAAGTGAGGGTtgttgtaactacagtagagtctcacttatccaagctaaacaggctggcagaagcttggataagcgaatatcttggattataaggaggaattaaggaaaagcctattaaacatcaaattaggttatgattttacaaattaagcaccaaaacatcatgttttacaataaatttgacagaaaaagcagttcaatacgcagtcatgttatgttgtaattactgtatttacgaatttagcaccaaaatatcacgatatattgaaaacattgactacaaaaatggcttggattatccagaggcttggataagtgaggcttggataagtgagactctactgtattatagatTGAAGGATAAAAGGATGTTCATATGAACAGTAGTGTTAAAGTGAATGCTTTCTACTGCTGGGATCTCTGCTGAGGTCAGATGGGTGGTCTGCTGGAAAGACTTCCAGCATCATTCTTATTTCTAAGGATGCCTCCTGCCATAGAAACCTTCTAAGAAATTAAAAATAGTAACAGTTGCAGCCCAGTGCCTCATTTTGaataccttatatactcgagtataagccgatccaaatataagccaaagtacctaattttatcacaaaaaaatgggaaaacttactgacttgagtataggctgagggtgggaaatgcagcagttactggtaaatttcaaaataaaaatagataccaataaaattaacattaattgaggcatcagtaggttaaatgtttttgaatatttaccatatttcagagaaaaacagtaaactagctctgtaagtggaaaagtgcGGTCAACAAAGACAATAtgtatggtatcaacaataactataataataataataaaacttcatttgtatcctgccctatctccccatggggactcagagataaaaaaaaacaaagtcttctttgaaaaataacatatcttgtttactcacatcttgtattaattcagcatactggcacatttcttatttaagttcaGTTATAGGTAGGAtgtagtttttgtgtgtgttgagcacacagggtatcattcttaatcagtagtccatagtctttaagtatagttgtactcactgaagtctataagtcatacttctctactgaagtccaaacagtaacatgcatccacttccactgaagtGTAATgcaaaacatgcatccacctccactgagatgtaaaacagactgactacaaaatggagtcttgagtctgaacatgctcagtacaatcacatgtctgtaACCCCTCCCaaaccaaagaggtacagtcagcctggcaaatcaacatatatatagaatacaggttagcaaatatatacattaacatataaatagtgaaaggcttgggaggttgctatttccaacagaccccaacTGCCAGAAACCCTAACCAGTTTCTCCAAAGGCCAGGAATGCTtagagctgaagtccagaacacctggaaggccaaaggttgGATGCCATTGCTCTAAACAATCCAAGCCTGGCCACGAGCTTCAGAAATTTAGAGGCCCCTGGTTTAATATGTGAAACCAGGTTTTAATAGACAGATCATTTTCTTTGTGTTTGTtgcaaaatagatttttttaataaGCATGCAATCAATGCATTATACTGAAAAGCTGACTGCAACTGAAAATTTAAATTTATTACACCAGTATGGTTTAGTGAATTCTAATTCTTGGTTAGCGATGGCATCTTTCTTTAGGGATTGGATGTCCTGTTCCTCGTATTCCAGCTGAGGCCAACCCTCTGGCAGATCACGTCTCTGCTACTCGTATCCTGTGTGGAGCTCTGGTCTTTCCCACTATCGCTACAATTGTTGGCAAGCTGATGTTCAGCAGTGTTAACTCCAACCTTCAAAGGACAATTCTGGTAAGACCATGTAATACTTCTATATAGAAGTGAGCCTGCAAGGTTGTAGAGCATTTTAGTCTTCTCTTTCTGTGGTTATGCCTTCAAATAACATGGCATGTAGTGAGCATGTTTTCTGTTAAATAGTACATGAGAAACAAAGCTCTGTGCTGTCATGataaaaaatcaataaataaatgttaaaataacaGCAGCATTTCTGTTGTATTTCTGACAAAAAGACCTTCAAATGCATCATCACTTATCTTTGTTAATATTATAAATGACCATTATGGCTCTGTTAGACATATCAGTATTATTAAAACCAATTTTTAAGAAGTGGTCAAGCTGCAAAAGTGTCATTTGGAACAGACACAGAGTGAAATCAAGCTGTGAGAAAAATTTGAATCCAGTCTATTTGGCTTACATGCTGCACCACTCCTCTTTCAGTGTTACAGCTgtgaaaaaggtttttttttagctACTGAAAATAAGTGGAATTGCCTTTTTTCATAGAACTGTAGGCCTGGAAACAATCTCAACTCAAAAACTCTTAGATGCCTACCGAGTCACAGCTTCCTAGCCACTGTACTGGTAATAGACATACTTAATCAGTATTTGCCTTTGGTCAAAGTTCAAAATATATTTGAGCTGAAACTGTTAAATCACAGGCATAAATCCTAATTTGGTGACTCACTATTACTCTAAAGTCCATGAGGTAGAGACACAGAAAACTGTTTCAAAGCTTGTGACCCATATTTCATACAATTGGTTCCTTAACAAAACAGAGTTTGTGCCCAGATTGAAAGCAGATTTGCTTGGCATGAGTGTCAGAGTCATGTGAGTTGGTTAGCACTGAGCAGGATTATACAAAGGAATAAGAAATGTATTGGTGCCACAGCAAAGGACAGATAAATGGCTTCCTTTTTTATTAAAAGTATTTACAAGTACATCTACAAATCAATACAAgtggaaagaggagaaaaagaaatggaTGTCTGAGATTACGAAATTTTGTCGCCCTTCTCTCCGAAGCTATGTAATGGTGGTCATAATTAATAATGAAAAAAATTGTCAGCAGTAAGATAGAGCTATCAATATATGTACTACTTTGGAATGTAGACAGCAGGTATCTCTAAAAGACTGTGTGCTAGAAGCTAAAGGAATCGGTAGTAAGAGGCAGGAGCAAACAGTCAAGGAATGTTTCACATGAATGTGTTTGGATACCATTTTCAGATCAGTGTATGAACTAAGTGATTGAAGAGGCTACACAATACAGTGATATTTAAGAAATGACCAGAAGGAACAAAGAGGTGACATTCAGGAAGGAAGCTTCAAGCATACAGGGCAGCAAAAGCAAAAAGTTAGGGTCTTGAGGGAGAAGATGACCTTCAAAAAGCTGAAGATGTCTGGCCTGAAGGAGCACATTCCATCAGATATATTAGGACATAATTGCTGAGAGATGGAGGTGGCAAGTGAGGCCACAGAAGGCTTTGAAGATAAAGACAAGGAATGTGTATGTTGGATCCATGATTTGAGAAAAAGCCAATGTAAAGAAGGATTTTACATTGAAGATTAATCATGTTGGCAACAAAGTGTTAAAGCAACATAAGAGGGGGACCAAGCTGAAACAACGGAAGACAAGAAAACATCAGATTGCAAGAGCAATAACAGGAGTATATTAGAGGTTTTGCCAAGGGGCTAGGTTTTTTTGCACTGTATTTTTGCAGTGCTACAGAGGAAGAAATGATACAATTTAGTTCCAGATGTAATACTGGAAACGTAAAGGAGAGATGAGTCAAAGATAAATCCAAGGCCTTTTACATAATGTATTTGAGATGGAGCATCTTAGCAGAGggagcataggtaaaggttttcccctgatgttaagtccagtcgtgaccgactctgggggttggtgctcatctccatttctaagccgaagagccggcattgtccgtagacacctccaaggtcatgtggccagcatgactgcatggagtgccgttaccttcccaccggagcggtacctattgatctactcacatttgtatgttttcgaactactaggttggcaggagctgggactaacagcagacgctcattctgctcccgagatttgaacctaggaccttttcgTCCAcaaatttagcagctcagcactttaacacactatgccaccaggggggAGCATAGATGGATTTAAAGATGCAAGACTGGAGTGAGAGAGACCATTTAGGTGTTGAGAGAGGGGTTATAagtgcatttattgtattttaactgtatttataatataacacaaataatattgtttaattgctttttaatttttgtatttgctttgtgcGTGACTATTAGCCACCTTGAGTACCCTCGGGGAGGGAGCCAGTAGAGTTGTATGCGGAATcagtttctcccatttccttcatttcttccatTCCCCGAAAACTACTCTCCTCTTTCAGGAGGTCATTGctctttcttatctggaattgGGAAATTTCCTCAAAATGGCTTGGAATTGAAAGAGTGCGTGGCTGATAAGTGTGGTGTAGCCCTGGAGAGACAGTGTGGGTGCTTGCCAGTGCTcaactgcaggcactggcaggcgtgCGCACTGCTTTCTGGGCCTACgcacaccacacatgcactctctttccaaggcaattgCGTGTGTGGTGTTCAGCCTCAGAAAGTGCGCGGGgctaccagtgcctgcagccgagctccTCCTCTAACTTACAggaggtgcttggctgtaggcactggcaggcatgcacgccactttctgggcctgcacatgCCACACAAGTACTCCCTTTCcaaggaaagtgtgtgtgtgacgTGCAGACAGGGTGTACGTCCTcccagtacctgcagccgagcaccacctctagagtagaaagaaatagcaagtaagaagcctccttaaagcgcacaGGAAAGGGAGCCTAGGATGCCCtgcccccataatgggccaatagaaaatggatcttttggcaccccagaTCGTAAAcggatatctgccctcccgattttgggaggcttccaaaaaaacggattgggacacgaaacgggtcaaggtctaccccaaatgcacaaccctagaaggcagggtg is a window from the Anolis carolinensis isolate JA03-04 chromosome 3, rAnoCar3.1.pri, whole genome shotgun sequence genome containing:
- the marchf5 gene encoding E3 ubiquitin-protein ligase MARCHF5 isoform X3; amino-acid sequence: MVGSIYWTAVTYGAVTVMQVVGHKEGLDVMERADPLFLLIGLPTIPVMLILGKMIRWEDYVLRLWRKYSNKLQILNSIFPGIGCPVPRIPAEANPLADHVSATRILCGALVFPTIATIVGKLMFSSVNSNLQRTILGGIAFVAIKGAFKVYFKQQQYLRQAHRKILNYPEQEGA